A single Gasterosteus aculeatus chromosome 2, fGasAcu3.hap1.1, whole genome shotgun sequence DNA region contains:
- the LOC144388735 gene encoding uncharacterized protein LOC144388735 isoform X1, with protein sequence MNNLETLICFLFFTLGSRNTGLINAEIRTGKEGGNITVGCKFSFSGKTKIFCKEPCEQGDILIETTDVTAESGRYSIEYKEGTFLVRSTVLYVSITKLNKSDAGKYRCGLHRSYTANPTYWEIEITVEEAPISSQPTTTVQPFSASVPSASTETTTQSVSSSTGSCTPPSAPPEGTKTTQKTQTTTASGELLYVGLSLAVMIVVLLAAALILCRKRTSKPKDHLVDTMNPNDTEDNRVYEEIREEDRRSTSPPAEDASNKLIYSEVHFDEASLSSAACGETDNVIYSVRGAEGPPC encoded by the exons ATGAACAATTTAGAGACTTTGATCTGCTTCCTCTTTTTCA CACTGGGGAGCAGAAACACTGGTCTCATCAATGCAGAGATCCGTacaggaaaggaaggaggaaacaTCACAGTTGGATGCAAGTTCAGTTTCTctggaaaaacaaagatcttCTGTAAGGAACCGTGTGAACAAGGAGACATTCTCATTGAAACCACTGATGTCACAGCTGAGAGTGGCAGATACAGCATTGAATATAAAGAAGGAACGTTTCTAGTAAGATCTACAGTTCTGTATGTGAGCATCACAAAGCTGAATAAGTCTGATGCAGGAAAGTACAGATGTGGTTTGCATAGATCTTATACTGCCAATCCGACATACTGGGAGATTGAGATCACAGTTGAAGAAG CTCCGATCTCTTCTCAACCAACAACGACTGTCCAACCTTTTTCAGCATCAGTCCCATCAGCCTCCACAGAGACTACGACACAGAGTGTGAGCTCCAGCACAGGAAGCTGCACTCCTCCATCAGCCCCACCTGAAGGTACCAAGACCACTCAGaagacacagacaacaacag CCTCAGGCGAGCTGCTGTATGTGGGTCTGTCTCTGGCCGTCATGATCGTTGTGTTATTGGCAGCTGCACTGATACTCTGCAGGAAGAGGACCAGTAAACCCAAAG ATCATCTTGTGGATACGATGAACCCGAATGACAcagag GACAACCGTGTGTACGAGGAgatcagagaggaggacagacgcAGCACATCTCCTCCT GCTGAAGACGCTTCTAATAAACTGATCTACTCTGAGGTGCACTTTGACGAGGCCTCGCTCAGCTCTGCCGCTTGTGGTGAGACAGATAACGTGATTTACTCGGTGCGTGGAGCTGAGGGGCCGCCGTGCTGA
- the LOC144388735 gene encoding uncharacterized protein LOC144388735 isoform X3: MNNLETLICFLFFTLGSRNTGLINAEIRTGKEGGNITVGCKFSFSGKTKIFSPISSQPTTTVQPFSASVPSASTETTTQSVSSSTGSCTPPSAPPEGTKTTQKTQTTTASGELLYVGLSLAVMIVVLLAAALILCRKRTSKPKDHLVDTMNPNDTEDNRVYEEIREEDRRSTSPPAEDASNKLIYSEVHFDEASLSSAACGETDNVIYSVRGAEGPPC, translated from the exons ATGAACAATTTAGAGACTTTGATCTGCTTCCTCTTTTTCA CACTGGGGAGCAGAAACACTGGTCTCATCAATGCAGAGATCCGTacaggaaaggaaggaggaaacaTCACAGTTGGATGCAAGTTCAGTTTCTctggaaaaacaaagatcttCT CTCCGATCTCTTCTCAACCAACAACGACTGTCCAACCTTTTTCAGCATCAGTCCCATCAGCCTCCACAGAGACTACGACACAGAGTGTGAGCTCCAGCACAGGAAGCTGCACTCCTCCATCAGCCCCACCTGAAGGTACCAAGACCACTCAGaagacacagacaacaacag CCTCAGGCGAGCTGCTGTATGTGGGTCTGTCTCTGGCCGTCATGATCGTTGTGTTATTGGCAGCTGCACTGATACTCTGCAGGAAGAGGACCAGTAAACCCAAAG ATCATCTTGTGGATACGATGAACCCGAATGACAcagag GACAACCGTGTGTACGAGGAgatcagagaggaggacagacgcAGCACATCTCCTCCT GCTGAAGACGCTTCTAATAAACTGATCTACTCTGAGGTGCACTTTGACGAGGCCTCGCTCAGCTCTGCCGCTTGTGGTGAGACAGATAACGTGATTTACTCGGTGCGTGGAGCTGAGGGGCCGCCGTGCTGA
- the hsd17b10 gene encoding 3-hydroxyacyl-CoA dehydrogenase type-2 isoform X1: protein MANIRCVKGMVGLVTGGASGLGRATVERLIQNGASAVILDLPSSDGPALAASLGDRCAFAPADVTSEADVQSAVSLAREKFGKLDLAVNCAGIAVAVKTYNFKKDLPHSLEDFQRVIMVNIAGTFNVIRLAVGEMGKNEPDADGHRGCIINTASVAAFDGQVGQAAYSASKGGIVGMTLPIARDLAPMGIRVITIAPGLFSTPLLAGLPEKVRSFLARQVPFPSRLGDPAEFAHLVTSLAENPMINGEVIRLDGAIRMQP from the exons ATGGCGAACATTCGGTGTGTCAAG GGAATGGTCGGCCTGGTTACAGGCGGCGCGTCAGGTCTGGGCCGGGCCACAGTGGAGCGTCTGATCCAGAACGGAGCGTCCGCTGTGATCCTGGACCTGCCCTCCTCCGATGGACCGGCTCTGGCTGCCAGTCTGGGAGACCGCTGTGCCTTCGCTCCTGCAGAT GTGACCTCAGAGGCAGATGTGCAGTCAGCAGTGTCGCTGGCCAGAGAGAAGTTTGGGAAGCTCGACCTGGCAGTTAATTGTGCCGGCATCGCTGTCGCCGTTAAAACGTATAACTTTAAGAAGGACCTCCCTCACAGCCTGGAGGACTTCCAGCGTGTAATCATG GTGAACATTGCAGGAACCTTTAATGTCATTCGTCTTGCTGTGGGTGAAATGGGGAAGAACGAGCCTGATGCGGACGGACACAGAGGCTGCATCATTAACACAGCGAGTGTGGCAGCCTTTGACGGACAG gTCGGTCAGGCAGCATATTCAGCCTCGAAAGGTGGTATTGTAGGAATGACCCTCCCCATTGCACGAGATCTGGCCCCCATGGGCATCCGAGTCATCACCATAGCACCAG GTCTGTTCTCCACtcccctcctggctggtctcccagAGAAAGTTCGCTCCTTTCTCGCCCGCCAGGTGCCCTTCCCTTCGCGCCTGGGAGACCCCGCTGAGTTTGCCCACCTGGTGACATCACTGGCTGAGAACCCCATGATTAATGGAGAGGTCATCAGACTGGACGGAGCCATCCGCATGCAGCCCTGA
- the LOC120829459 gene encoding uncharacterized protein LOC120829459, with protein sequence MNVFDTLICFFFFTLWGRNTGLINAEILVQTGKEGGNITVGCEFKLSGKTKIFCKEPCEQRDILIETTDVTAESGRYSIKYEEGTYPLRSTRLNVSITKLNKSDAGKYRCGLDRSLTFSPSYWEIEITVEEAPISSQPTTTVQPFSASVPSASTETTTQSVSSSTGSCTPPSAPPEGTKTTQKTQTTTASGELLYVGLSLAVMIVVLLAAALILCRKRTSKPKDHLVDTMNPNDTEDNRVYEEIREEDRRSTSPPAEDASNKLIYSEVDFDEASLSSAACGETDNVIYSVRGAEGPPRSAAEEAADAPFSTNIQTKGLNEEAPLTIRTSNMNVFDTLICFFFFTLWGRNTGLINAEILVQTGKEGGNITVGCEFIFSGKTKIFCKEPCEQGDILIETADVTAESGRYSIKYEEGTYPPAPISSQPTTTVQPFSASVPSASTETTTQSVSSSTGSCTPPSAPPEGTKTTQKTQTTTGVLLYVRLPLVVMVIVLSASVLIICSKRASKPREPPVESDSVNVSQANEASDEISEEEASPGLEMSAVQTFH encoded by the exons ATGAACGTTTTTGACACTTtgatctgcttcttctttttca CACTGTGGGGCAGAAACACTGGTCTCATCAATGCAGAGATCCTCGTCCAaacaggaaaggaaggaggaaacaTCACAGTTGGATGCGAGTTCAAACTCTctggaaaaacaaagatcttCTGTAAGGAACCGTGTGAACAAAGAGACATTCTCATTGAAACCACTGATGTCACAGCTGAGAGTGGCAGATACAGCATTAAATATGAAGAAGGAACGTATCCACTAAGATCTACACGTCTGAATGTGAGCATCACAAAGCTGAATAAGTCTGATGCAGGAAAGTACAGATGTGGTTTGGATAGATCTCTTACTTTCTCTCCATCATACTGGGAGATTGAGATCACAGTTGAAGAAG CTCCGATCTCTTCTCAACCAACAACGACTGTCCAACCTTTTTCAGCATCAGTCCCATCAGCCTCCACAGAGACTACGACACAGAGTGTGAGCTCCAGCACAGGAAGCTGCACTCCTCCATCAGCCCCACCTGAAGGTACCAAGACCACTCAGaagacacagacaacaacag CCTCAGGCGAGCTGCTGTATGTGGGTCTGTCTCTGGCCGTCATGATCGTTGTGTTATTGGCAGCTGCACTGATACTCTGCAGGAAGAGGACCAGTAAACCCAAAG ATCATCTTGTGGATACGATGAACCCGAATGACAcagag gacAACCGTGTGTACGAGGAgatcagagaggaggacagacgcAGCACATCTCCTCCT GCTGAAGACGCTTCTAATAAACTGATCTACTCTGAGGTGGACTTTGACGAGGCCTCGCTCAGCTCTGCCGCTTGTGGTGAGACAGATAACGTGATCTACTCGGTGCGTGGAGCTGAGGGGCCGCCGCGCT cagcagcagaagaggccGCCGACGCCCCGTTCTCCACCAACATTCAAACGAAGGGTTTGAATGA AGAGGCGCCGTTAACCATCAGAACCTCCAACATGAACGTTTTTGACACTTtgatctgcttcttctttttca CACTGTGGGGCAGAAACACTGGTCTCATCAATGCAGAGATCCTCGTCCAaacaggaaaggaaggaggaaacaTCACAGTTGGATGCGAGTTCATTTTCTctggaaaaacaaagatcttCTGTAAGGAACCGTGTGAACAAGGAGACATTCTCATTGAAACCGCTGATGTCACAGCTGAGAGTGGCAGATACAGCATTAAATATGAAGAAGGAACGTATCCACCAG CTCCGATCTCTTCTCAACCAACAACGACTGTCCAACCTTTTTCAGCATCAGTCCCATCAGCCTCCACAGAGACTACGACACAGAGTGTGAGCTCCAGCACAGGAAGCTGCACTCCTCCATCAGCCCCACCTGAAGGTACCAAGACCACTCAGaagacacagacaacaacag GTGTGCTGCTGTATGTGCGTCTGCCTCTGGTCGTCATGGTGATCGTTCTATCAGCGTCTGTGCTGATAATCTGCAGCAAGAGGGCCAGTAAACCCAGAG AACCTCCTGTAGAAAGTGATTCCGTTAATGTCTCGCAG GCCAACGAGGCGTCTGATGAGATCTCAGAGGAAGAAGCATCTCCTGGTTTAGAAATGTCTGCTGTTCAAACTTTCCACTGA
- the hsd17b10 gene encoding 3-hydroxyacyl-CoA dehydrogenase type-2 isoform X2, with protein MVGLVTGGASGLGRATVERLIQNGASAVILDLPSSDGPALAASLGDRCAFAPADVTSEADVQSAVSLAREKFGKLDLAVNCAGIAVAVKTYNFKKDLPHSLEDFQRVIMVNIAGTFNVIRLAVGEMGKNEPDADGHRGCIINTASVAAFDGQVGQAAYSASKGGIVGMTLPIARDLAPMGIRVITIAPGLFSTPLLAGLPEKVRSFLARQVPFPSRLGDPAEFAHLVTSLAENPMINGEVIRLDGAIRMQP; from the exons ATGGTCGGCCTGGTTACAGGCGGCGCGTCAGGTCTGGGCCGGGCCACAGTGGAGCGTCTGATCCAGAACGGAGCGTCCGCTGTGATCCTGGACCTGCCCTCCTCCGATGGACCGGCTCTGGCTGCCAGTCTGGGAGACCGCTGTGCCTTCGCTCCTGCAGAT GTGACCTCAGAGGCAGATGTGCAGTCAGCAGTGTCGCTGGCCAGAGAGAAGTTTGGGAAGCTCGACCTGGCAGTTAATTGTGCCGGCATCGCTGTCGCCGTTAAAACGTATAACTTTAAGAAGGACCTCCCTCACAGCCTGGAGGACTTCCAGCGTGTAATCATG GTGAACATTGCAGGAACCTTTAATGTCATTCGTCTTGCTGTGGGTGAAATGGGGAAGAACGAGCCTGATGCGGACGGACACAGAGGCTGCATCATTAACACAGCGAGTGTGGCAGCCTTTGACGGACAG gTCGGTCAGGCAGCATATTCAGCCTCGAAAGGTGGTATTGTAGGAATGACCCTCCCCATTGCACGAGATCTGGCCCCCATGGGCATCCGAGTCATCACCATAGCACCAG GTCTGTTCTCCACtcccctcctggctggtctcccagAGAAAGTTCGCTCCTTTCTCGCCCGCCAGGTGCCCTTCCCTTCGCGCCTGGGAGACCCCGCTGAGTTTGCCCACCTGGTGACATCACTGGCTGAGAACCCCATGATTAATGGAGAGGTCATCAGACTGGACGGAGCCATCCGCATGCAGCCCTGA
- the LOC144388735 gene encoding uncharacterized protein LOC144388735 isoform X2, producing MNNLETLICFLFFTLGSRNTGLINAEIRTGKEGGNITVGCKFSFSGKTKIFCKEPCEQGDILIETTDVTAESGRYSIEYKEGTFLVRSTVLYVSITKLNKSDAGKYRCGLHRSYTANPTYWEIEITVEEASVPSASTETTTQSVSSSTGSCTPPSAPPEGTKTTQKTQTTTASGELLYVGLSLAVMIVVLLAAALILCRKRTSKPKDHLVDTMNPNDTEDNRVYEEIREEDRRSTSPPAEDASNKLIYSEVHFDEASLSSAACGETDNVIYSVRGAEGPPC from the exons ATGAACAATTTAGAGACTTTGATCTGCTTCCTCTTTTTCA CACTGGGGAGCAGAAACACTGGTCTCATCAATGCAGAGATCCGTacaggaaaggaaggaggaaacaTCACAGTTGGATGCAAGTTCAGTTTCTctggaaaaacaaagatcttCTGTAAGGAACCGTGTGAACAAGGAGACATTCTCATTGAAACCACTGATGTCACAGCTGAGAGTGGCAGATACAGCATTGAATATAAAGAAGGAACGTTTCTAGTAAGATCTACAGTTCTGTATGTGAGCATCACAAAGCTGAATAAGTCTGATGCAGGAAAGTACAGATGTGGTTTGCATAGATCTTATACTGCCAATCCGACATACTGGGAGATTGAGATCACAGTTGAAGAAG CATCAGTCCCATCAGCCTCCACAGAGACTACGACACAGAGTGTGAGCTCCAGCACAGGAAGCTGCACTCCTCCATCAGCCCCACCTGAAGGTACCAAGACCACTCAGaagacacagacaacaacag CCTCAGGCGAGCTGCTGTATGTGGGTCTGTCTCTGGCCGTCATGATCGTTGTGTTATTGGCAGCTGCACTGATACTCTGCAGGAAGAGGACCAGTAAACCCAAAG ATCATCTTGTGGATACGATGAACCCGAATGACAcagag GACAACCGTGTGTACGAGGAgatcagagaggaggacagacgcAGCACATCTCCTCCT GCTGAAGACGCTTCTAATAAACTGATCTACTCTGAGGTGCACTTTGACGAGGCCTCGCTCAGCTCTGCCGCTTGTGGTGAGACAGATAACGTGATTTACTCGGTGCGTGGAGCTGAGGGGCCGCCGTGCTGA